One region of Syntrophobacter fumaroxidans MPOB genomic DNA includes:
- a CDS encoding histone deacetylase family protein: MLTSKTRTGVVFFPAFDWAISATHPEREERLLYTQDQVFEEGLLDIEGVIEFKPDLATVDDIKRVHFCVPDEMSVVTESHLISAGGAKTVGIQVMEKHIERGFALVRPPGHHAMRVVHGARGFCNVNIEAIMIEYLRKAYGIDRVAIVDTDCHHGDGTQDIYWHDPDTLFISLHQDGRTLYPGSGFHYEIGGPTAAGMTVNIPLPPRTSEEGFLYVLDQAVLPILEDFKPELIVNSAGQDNHYTDPITNMSFCAQGYAELTRRLKADIAVLEGGYSIEGALPYVNVGILLAMAGLDFSQVREPDYQPDKIRQSGEVTKHIHRVVEEVLAGWKKAPEIRKKQLSGRKFAERERSIYYDTDNILESQRETLRVCPDCSGVLSIDSSTDTGYHILAVHIPRKACKECVDQGVKWYDSADARRFNRIFLQDRMNDQYLVRKG, from the coding sequence ATGCTTACGAGCAAGACGAGAACGGGTGTGGTCTTCTTCCCCGCCTTCGACTGGGCGATCAGTGCGACCCACCCGGAGCGGGAAGAACGGCTGCTCTACACCCAGGACCAGGTGTTCGAGGAAGGGTTGCTCGACATCGAAGGCGTGATCGAGTTCAAGCCGGACCTGGCGACGGTTGACGATATCAAGCGGGTCCACTTCTGCGTGCCGGATGAAATGAGCGTCGTGACCGAATCACACCTGATCAGCGCCGGCGGGGCCAAGACCGTCGGCATCCAGGTGATGGAAAAGCACATCGAGCGGGGGTTCGCCCTGGTCCGTCCGCCCGGTCACCATGCCATGCGGGTCGTGCACGGCGCGCGGGGATTTTGCAACGTGAATATCGAAGCCATCATGATCGAGTACCTGCGGAAAGCCTATGGCATCGACCGGGTGGCCATCGTCGACACGGACTGTCACCACGGTGACGGAACCCAGGACATTTACTGGCACGATCCGGACACGCTGTTCATCTCCCTGCACCAGGACGGCCGAACGCTCTACCCGGGCTCGGGGTTTCACTACGAAATCGGCGGCCCCACCGCGGCGGGCATGACCGTCAACATTCCGCTGCCGCCACGAACTTCCGAGGAAGGGTTTCTGTATGTGCTGGACCAGGCGGTGCTGCCGATTCTCGAAGACTTTAAGCCGGAGCTGATCGTCAACTCGGCGGGGCAGGACAATCACTACACCGACCCGATCACGAACATGAGCTTCTGCGCCCAGGGTTATGCGGAGCTCACCCGCCGCCTCAAGGCCGACATCGCGGTCCTCGAGGGGGGCTACTCCATCGAGGGCGCCCTGCCCTACGTCAATGTGGGAATCCTCCTGGCGATGGCGGGACTCGATTTCAGCCAAGTGAGGGAACCGGACTACCAGCCCGACAAGATCCGCCAGTCCGGCGAGGTCACCAAGCACATCCACCGGGTCGTGGAAGAGGTCCTGGCCGGATGGAAAAAGGCTCCCGAGATCCGGAAAAAGCAGCTTTCGGGCAGGAAGTTCGCCGAACGCGAGCGGTCCATCTACTACGACACCGACAATATCCTCGAATCCCAGCGGGAAACGCTGCGGGTCTGTCCCGACTGCAGCGGGGTTTTATCCATTGATTCGTCAACGGACACGGGCTACCATATACTTGCGGTGCACATCCCCAGGAAAGCCTGCAAAGAGTGCGTCGACCAGGGGGTCAAGTGGTACGATTCCGCGGACGCCCGTCGTTTCAACAGGATTTTCCTGCAGGACAGGATGAACGATCAATATCTGGTGCGCAAGGGTTGA
- the rlmN gene encoding 23S rRNA (adenine(2503)-C(2))-methyltransferase RlmN, translating to MEPVCVKDFTLPELEEWVQGIGERSFRARQLFRHVYGRGVRSWSECSDLSRMFRVQLEHGVELDALSVLKKEQADDGTSKYLFGLRDGHSIEAVLIPDLPRSTLCVSSQVGCALGCKFCLTGSLGFKRNLSAAEIVDQVCQVQRDLGSRSRITNIVFMGMGEPLANLDSVLRAIRVIAEPNGMAFSHRRITLSTAGLVPQLRRLGRESPVNLAVSLHAAENELRAELMPVNRTYPLEVLMAACREYPLPPRKRITFEYILLDGINDDPKQAKQLVKLLHGIRAKVNLMPFNPHPGSVFRKPSEQRVLAFQEALQNARITTHVRRSRGGEIGAACGQLVAEYG from the coding sequence ATGGAACCGGTTTGCGTCAAAGATTTCACGCTTCCCGAGCTTGAAGAGTGGGTTCAGGGCATCGGGGAGCGTTCTTTTCGGGCTCGGCAGCTGTTTCGCCACGTCTACGGGCGTGGCGTTCGCAGTTGGAGCGAATGCAGCGATTTGAGCAGGATGTTCCGCGTTCAACTGGAACACGGCGTGGAGCTGGACGCCCTGAGTGTCCTCAAGAAAGAACAGGCCGACGACGGCACGTCGAAATACCTGTTCGGCCTGCGCGACGGTCATTCCATCGAAGCCGTACTGATTCCCGACCTTCCCCGCTCGACCTTGTGCGTTTCGAGCCAGGTAGGGTGCGCCCTGGGGTGCAAGTTCTGCCTCACCGGGTCCCTGGGGTTCAAGCGAAACCTCTCCGCGGCCGAGATCGTCGACCAGGTGTGCCAGGTGCAGCGCGACCTCGGGTCCCGATCGCGCATCACCAACATTGTGTTCATGGGCATGGGAGAACCTCTGGCCAATTTAGATTCGGTCCTGAGAGCGATACGCGTCATCGCGGAGCCCAACGGAATGGCGTTTTCTCACCGCAGGATCACGCTTTCCACGGCCGGGTTGGTTCCACAGCTGCGCCGGCTGGGGCGGGAGTCCCCCGTGAACCTGGCGGTCAGCCTCCACGCCGCCGAGAATGAACTGCGCGCCGAGCTCATGCCCGTCAACCGGACCTATCCATTGGAAGTGCTGATGGCCGCTTGTCGCGAGTACCCGCTCCCGCCGCGCAAGCGAATCACCTTCGAGTACATCCTGCTGGACGGAATCAACGACGATCCGAAGCAGGCCAAGCAACTGGTGAAGCTGCTCCACGGCATACGGGCCAAGGTGAACCTCATGCCTTTCAATCCACACCCGGGCTCGGTTTTTCGAAAACCTTCCGAACAGCGCGTTTTGGCTTTTCAGGAAGCGCTTCAAAACGCACGGATCACCACCCACGTCCGGCGCAGCCGGGGCGGCGAAATCGGCGCCGCCTGCGGTCAGCTCGTGGCGGAATACGGATAG